DNA sequence from the Acidobacteriota bacterium genome:
GCTTGCCACCGTCTCTCCGGTCCTACCCCGAGTACGAGCGGCTCGTGAACGTCCTGGTGCAGACGAAGTGCATCGAGGAGCCGACCCAGATCTGGTGGGATGTCCGGCCGCATCCCAAGTTCCCGACGATCGAGTTTCGAGTCTGCGACGTCTGCACGAAGATCGACGAGGCGCTGTGCCTCACCGCGCTTCTGATGGCGATCGTGGCCAAACTGATCCGCCTGCGCAGGAACAACCAGGCGTGGCGCCGCTATCCGCGCCACCTGATCTACGAGAACAAGTGGCGCGCCATGCGCTACGGCATCGACGGCAAGCTGATCGACTTCGGCAAGGGCGAGGAGGTGCCGCTCCGGTTCCTCACCCTGGAACTCCTCGAGTTCGTCGACGACGTGCTCGACGAACTCGGCGTCCGCAAGGAAGCCGAGTACGTGCACACGATCCTCGCCGATGGCACCAGCGCCGACCGCCAGCTCAAGCGGGCCGCGGCGGGCGACCTGAACGCCGTCGTCGACGGCCTGATCGAGGAGACCCGCGAGGGCTGCGACTAGCGAAGCGAGTCACCCGTCTGCGCCGAGGTCCGGAGGGGAGGGTCCCAGCGGCCGCTCGCGCTCCCTGAGTAGTGGGGAGGTTGGCGCTCGCTGCGGTCGGCTTCGCTCCGGTTGGGCGTCGGACGTTGAGATGTCGCTGGGCGTCGCTTGCCGACAGCCTCGCTGGGACCCTCCCCTCCGGACCCCCGCGCAGACTGGACGGCGTCGGACTGCGGCGCGTGGAGAACCAGGTCAGTCGTTGGGCGACGCTGGTGCTGCCCTGGGGCGGCCGGCGATGAGAACGACAGGCACGACGAGCAGGGCGACTACGAGGCCGGGTGCAACAAAGGGAGGAAGGACCCAGATGCGGCTGGCGCCGGCGGGGCTTTCGTAGGTGGGGACGGGAGCAGCACCCTCCTGTTGGAGGCGCTGGACTCGGTCCATCGGGAAAGCGTGCCGCAAGCTGCCGTCGGGATTCCGAACTTCCTCCAATACGGCCGGGTAGTAGCGGCTGAGGATCGCCTGCTCGGCGGCGGCGGTGGGCCAGTCTTCGGCGTCGAAGGCTTCGTTACGGGCCTGGACGTGCCAGGTGGCTTCGTTCAGGAAGTGGTCCTGGATCTGCCAGGGCTGGAAGGGCGGTACCGGTGGCGGCTCCTCAGGCCAGCGGTCGCGGCGGTCCTCGTTCAGGTGCTCGAGCCGGCCGGCGGTGTAGTAGCTGCGGAAGCTGCCGAGTTCCGGGTCCACGATGAGGCGGCCGAGATTCGTGCGGTCGACGAGCAGGAACGAAGCGGCGACAAACCAGAGCCACAGGACGGCGATCATCTTGCGTTCGCCGGTGGCGGGCACCCGGAAGTCGAACCCGAAGAGGCCCGCACCGGAGACGACCCCGCAGCCGGCGGCCGAAGCGTTGAGCAGGCAGTCGTAGAAGTCGCCGACGCGGGTCCATACGAGCCACTGGATGAACTCGTCCGTGAGACCAACCAGGGAGGTCAGAACCGCCGCCGAGAAGGCTGCGGCTATCGCCGACCGGCCGCCACGGAGGAAGGCTCGGTAGAGCAGCAGAGCGACGACGCCGTAGAGCACCAGGTGCATCCGCTCGAGTGCGGACTCTTCAGGACGGCCGCGGGCCAGGGCCGTGGCCTGGACCGCCGCCCACAGCAGACCGAGCGCCATCGCGATCCAGTTCTTCCATCGCAGGCGTCGTGCCGAACGCACCACCCAGACCACGAACGCCGCCGCGGCGACCCAGAACAGGATCGTCGGAACGATCACGAGGAGCGAACGGTCGACCTCCTCCTGAATCCACCGGGTCAGCCGGCCCAGGAAGGGCGCCGAGCCCACGATCCAGAGCGCGATGAGGGCGGGTGCCGTAAACCGACGCATGAGCCGGAAGACGCTAGCAGCCGACCGGATAGACTGATCGGCACGTTGTCCGGCTAGCTATCGGAACCCTGTTCCAACCGAATCACGGACCGGCGCCGAGGCTGAAGGGAGCCCCATGGCAGAGCCAGCGCGCATCGACACTCGCGGCACGGAAGCAACCCCGAATCGCCGACCCGTCTCGGCCAACAGCGGCGGCAGCCTGAGGGAGGCGCTCGACGACTTTCTCGAGATCAGGGAGTTCGTCGCGACACAGGAAGACGGAGATCGCGCCCTCCGCGATCAACCGGCGATGGTGAGTCGTTTCTACGATGTCGTCACCAGGTTCTATGAATACGGTTGGGGTCAGTCCTTCCACTTCGCGCCTCGTCGGTCCGGCGAAGGACTCCACGCCGCGCAGCGCCGCCAGGAGGCTGAGGTGGCCAAGATGCTGGGGTTAGGGCGGGGTACCGAGGTCGCCGATCTCGGGTGCGGCGTCGGAGGACCGCTGATCAACATCGCGAAGACCAGCGGCGCCAGCATCACCGGCCTGAATCTGAACGCGCAACAGATCGCGAGAGCCGAACGCGCAGTGCGCAGAGCGGGTCTTCAGGACACACGTGGCTTCCTGCTCGCGAACTTCATGGACGTGCCTCTCGGCGACGGCCACTTTGACGCGGCCTACTCGTACGAAGCGATCTGCCATGCACCCCACAAGAATCGCTGCTTCAGGGAGTTCCATCGGCTGTTGAGGCCCGGCGGGCAGATCGCTCTGACCGAGTGGTGTCTCACCGAACGCTTCGACGCGAACGACCCCACTCATCGGGACATCCGCGACCGCGTCGAGCTGACGAACGCGGTGCCCAACCTGCTCACGACTTCTCAGCAGGTCCACGCCATGAAGGAGGCTGGTTTCGAGGTTCTCTCGGCCAAGGACCAGGCCTCCGAGGTTGACCCGGACACGCCCTGGTACCGGTCGCTCCAGGGGCGAGACCTTTCGCTCGCGTCACTCGGGCGGATTCCCGCCGGCCGATGGTTCACGGCCAGGGCGACCAGTCTGCTGGAGCTGCTGCGCATCGCGCCCGCCGGTACGGGCGAGGCCGCCCGCATCCTCAACGTCGCGGCCGACTCCCTCGTCGAGGCCGGCGTGGCGGGGATCTTCACGCCGTCCTTCCTGATCCACGCGCGCAAACCGGGCGGCTCGGTCCCGTCGTAGCGGCTGGAGGTCCATCATGGGCTCCAGGACTCGCCGTTCAAGGCGCCGGGAACCGCCGACGTCCGACGACCTGCGCCTCGCCAGCTATCCCCACCCATACCCGGACGGCTGGTACCGGCTGATGACCTCGAAGTCGCTCCGGCGCGGGCAGATTCGCTACCTGGAGTGCCTCGGCCGCGCGGTGGTCGTGTGGCGGAGCGAAGACGGTGACGACGTGCACGCGATGCAGGCGTTCTGCCCACACCTGGGCGCCAACCTCCGGCATGGCCGCGTCCGCGAGGACCGCATCGAGTGCCCGTTCCACAACTGGCAGTTCACCGGCGACGGCCGGGCGGCCTGCGTGCCCTACAGCGACAGCGTGCCGTCCCGCGTCGCGGCCGAGAGCTTCCCCGTCCAGGACGTGAACGGGCAGATCTTCCTCTATCACCGGACCGCTGGATCGAGACAGCGGGCCGGAGACGACGTCCCTTACCCGGTTCCCCGCATTCGTGAGGTCGACGACGGGAGCTTCGTCTACCGCGGGCACCACGACGCTGGCCGCGTTCGCATGCACATCGTCGAGTTCCTCGAAAACACGGCCGACTTCGCCCACTTCAAGTACATCCACAGCCAGATGACGGTCCCGTGGACGCAGATCCCCGTCCCCGGCGTCCAGCTCGAACACAGGCCGGGCTGGGAACTGGACGACGACCGGCCCTGGAGGCTGTACTTCCTCGACGAGACCGTGCTCAAACTTCGGGGCCGCCGTCTCGAACGGACCCGGGCAAGCGCCCGGGTCGCCTGCACCGGCCCGGCCAGCATCGTGAACTTCAGGATCACGGTCCCCGACGCCGGCGAGGTCGAGATCGTGCAGACCCACCTTCCGGTCGGGCCGCTCGAGCAGCAGGTCGACTTCCACTGGTTCGCCGACCGCCGGATGCCGCGCCTGCTCGTGTGGTATGTCGTCGGCAACTGGATCTCCCAGTGGCAGCACGACATCCAGATCTGGGAGAACAAGACCTACACGACCCAC
Encoded proteins:
- a CDS encoding methyltransferase domain-containing protein, with the translated sequence MAEPARIDTRGTEATPNRRPVSANSGGSLREALDDFLEIREFVATQEDGDRALRDQPAMVSRFYDVVTRFYEYGWGQSFHFAPRRSGEGLHAAQRRQEAEVAKMLGLGRGTEVADLGCGVGGPLINIAKTSGASITGLNLNAQQIARAERAVRRAGLQDTRGFLLANFMDVPLGDGHFDAAYSYEAICHAPHKNRCFREFHRLLRPGGQIALTEWCLTERFDANDPTHRDIRDRVELTNAVPNLLTTSQQVHAMKEAGFEVLSAKDQASEVDPDTPWYRSLQGRDLSLASLGRIPAGRWFTARATSLLELLRIAPAGTGEAARILNVAADSLVEAGVAGIFTPSFLIHARKPGGSVPS
- a CDS encoding Rieske 2Fe-2S domain-containing protein; its protein translation is MGSRTRRSRRREPPTSDDLRLASYPHPYPDGWYRLMTSKSLRRGQIRYLECLGRAVVVWRSEDGDDVHAMQAFCPHLGANLRHGRVREDRIECPFHNWQFTGDGRAACVPYSDSVPSRVAAESFPVQDVNGQIFLYHRTAGSRQRAGDDVPYPVPRIREVDDGSFVYRGHHDAGRVRMHIVEFLENTADFAHFKYIHSQMTVPWTQIPVPGVQLEHRPGWELDDDRPWRLYFLDETVLKLRGRRLERTRASARVACTGPASIVNFRITVPDAGEVEIVQTHLPVGPLEQQVDFHWFADRRMPRLLVWYVVGNWISQWQHDIQIWENKTYTTHPTLCRDDGPVVRLRRWYRQFFPEWQKPAAPREVQPKVPRKRAERSLVGTASN
- a CDS encoding VanZ family protein; amino-acid sequence: MRRFTAPALIALWIVGSAPFLGRLTRWIQEEVDRSLLVIVPTILFWVAAAAFVVWVVRSARRLRWKNWIAMALGLLWAAVQATALARGRPEESALERMHLVLYGVVALLLYRAFLRGGRSAIAAAFSAAVLTSLVGLTDEFIQWLVWTRVGDFYDCLLNASAAGCGVVSGAGLFGFDFRVPATGERKMIAVLWLWFVAASFLLVDRTNLGRLIVDPELGSFRSYYTAGRLEHLNEDRRDRWPEEPPPVPPFQPWQIQDHFLNEATWHVQARNEAFDAEDWPTAAAEQAILSRYYPAVLEEVRNPDGSLRHAFPMDRVQRLQQEGAAPVPTYESPAGASRIWVLPPFVAPGLVVALLVVPVVLIAGRPRAAPASPND